The nucleotide sequence TGAACATACCGGCACTCACAGGCACCTGCAGACGCCCACAGTGGCTGctgccccatccccccatccccaggAGGTGGGGCGCCCCCCagcccatgtccccacctccccacactgTGAGACGAACATGGGGGTCCAGGGCCTCCCCTGGCAAGGCCACGGGGCTCCCCCAGCCAGTCCTGGGGCACCAGGCGCAGGCTTCCCGCTCTGACACCACGGCTGCTTGCCAGGACGTGCACAGAGCCACCACCGGACGGCGGGCAACACCGCTGACCCTGTGCTTTCGCTCCTGAGACCGGCCTGGCCGCCGGGGGCCGCGGAGCAGGAGCACAGGGAACTCAGCCCTGCAGCGGGGTGGGCCAAGCGCAGGGCCGGAGGCGGGAACACACGGCCGGGGAGCTCCTTCCTGCCGTTGGCCCCCCGCTCCCAGGTCCCACACACGGCTCAGGAGCAAGAAGGAGGGATGGGTGGTCAGCATGGGTTGGGGTCACTCTGGGGACACCAGCCGCTGCCACAGGGCTGGCACGGAATGACACCCGGGCAAACAGGTGGAGACGCCGTGCCGCTGAGGCGCGACCTGCAGGAGGGCCAGAGGCGCCCAAGAGGGTGGACACGCCCCGCCCAGGCTCGCCAGGCCAGTGCCCCGAGACAGGTGTGCTGCACGCGCGTGGGGCCCGGACGACACCCTGGGGCCTGTGTGTCCCTGTCTGAGGGCTGGCACCCGCCCCCCCATCCACAACCACCCTCGCGGTGGGATGGGGGGCTGGGTGAGTGCAGCCACTCCCGTCACGCAGTGCCGAGGGGAGACATGCAAGGCGAGGGGTAGGTGGGGCTGGGCAGGGTCCCCAGCCGATCCTCTGGGTCGGGCCATGAGCcccgggcaggggtggggggcgtcgggggccggctcccctgcccacccctagATGACGGCGCTCTTCTCCTCCTGAAAGGAGGCGCGGGGTGTCGGCCTGGCCAGGAGCAGCTCCTTCTCGTGCACCAGGCTGTCCAGCAGGTCCTCCTGGCGGTAGTTGTGGTAGACTTTCAGGAACGCCAGGGTGGCGATGGCCAGCCAGGCCAGCCACGAGGCCCAGAGGCCGAACTAcacagagggagggcagaggcagggtcAGGAGGCCAGCCAGACCCACCCTCCACCTGCCCCAGAGCAAGGTGGGGCCCACGGGGTCGCAGCGCCTCCTCACTCACCcacccaacaccccccccccgaACTCAGGTGGTACAACGCATCCGGGGTCTCtggccacccaggccccccggcAGCTAGGCCCGCCCCGCTCCGCGGAGAGCCCCTCCGTAACACCGCCTTCTCCAGCTGCTGGAACAAATCGACCTTTAGCTGCGGTTCCcaaacagcagaaaaagaaaccatttcaTCAGAACCAGGCCTGAGCCACAGCAACCAGACTCTCACTGGGCGTTACTTGTCACCAGACCCAGCTCTCGCTTTCTAATCTAATTAGCGCAAATTAGGGCTGAAGCATTTGCCACTGAGATGTTGTGCGGGTGTCTTTGGCGGTCTCTGCACACGTCAGCAGAGACCCTCCAGACACACTGGACGCCCAGCCCCTGGAGGGCGCCTCTCCTTGGGAAGGGTCCTCAGAGCAGCCCCTGGCCAGCGTGAGCCCTGAGACACGGGCCTGGGGTCCAGAAGTGGACCTGGGTGCCAGCAAGCCCTGCTCAGAGCTGGAAGGAGCCAGCCCCACCTGGGCACCCTTTGCAGACAGCACCTGCCTGAACACAGATGCAAGTTTTGAGAAAAAGCCCCTACTGACCACTAGCAAATCCTGACATGCCAGCATCCTCGCTAAAGGGCTCCCCTGAAATGCACCTGCAGGGCAGGGAACGAAGCTCACGCAAGGGCAGGGCCGGGACAGGGCTGTCCCCTCACAGCAATCAGGGGTGGGCTCCTCCAAATTCACAGGCTAGATCCCCCCACACCCTTCCTCGGACACATCGGCTTCCCCTGGCCAGGGAATAGCCATGAGCTCCCAGCATTTGTCTGAGCGTGCCCACTTGGCACCAGGACCAGAAACCAAGGTCCCGGCCCTGGCAATGCAGACCCAGGATGGGATGCCTAGTTTCCTTTCCACTCCCTCAGCCCCTGGACCTCACTTCTGCACTTAGCTcacctgtcccctcctcccaggaTCCCCCAGGCCTCACCCCTCTCCACCTCCAGCTGCAAGAGCCCCCCCTCAGCCCCGGAAATCCAGGAATATCACTCACTCAGCTCGGCCTGGCGCCATCCTCAACCTCCCCTGGAGGAGGGCGTTGGGAGGCAGGCGGTGCACGCAGTGAACGGACCCCCTCCCCAACAATGCATGCCTCTGGCCGGCCTGGCAGCCCCTCCCACCAGGACAGCCCCGCCTACCAACAGCCCCTCCCACCAGGACAGCCCCGCCTACCTGCGCGATGGCGAACTGGTCATAGAAGGCCGAGTTGTCCACGCTCAGCTCCAGATCGATGTCCTGGAGCTCCTCGCAGCTGAAACAGCCAGACACGGGGTGGCAGGTGACGTTGGACACCGGGCACAGGGAGCGGCACGCAGCACCCCTAAACAGTGAGGCAGCTATCCCGACCCCAAAGACCTCATCCCTGACCCCTTCCAACCAAAAGCTTCTGCTCGCGCTCCTCCCCATCCCTAAGGCTGTCTCTTCCAAACCCCCAGGAGAAGGCCAGCTCGGTTCTCCGCAGCCCACCTCCGAAGGCGGCACAGGGTGGGATCTGCGGGGCCTCGCCGTGTGGTCCTGTCTGgtctccaggaccctgagcacaCTGGGCCTCTGTGCCCCAGCCCGGACCCATGCCCGGGGGTGCAGGAGCCTTACTCTCGTGTGAAGAGGGGACCCACATCAAGGGGGCAGGTCCAGGGAAGGTGCAGGCCAGGTGTGCACAGGTGGGAGCCCTGGACAGGTTGAGCAAAACCTCGTGCTCAGAATAGGATTCATGCCTCAGGACGTCActgggggcagcagggaggggcagggcccaGGCCCACCTGTGGGGCACAGTGCCCTTCTCCGTGATGGCGTCACACCACATGCTGAAGCCCACACTCACGATGGTGCTGGCGATGAAGACGAGGAAGACCACAGACGCACTGACCAGGAGGTTCAGGAAGGCGTAGAGGAAGGAGCTTCAGCAAAGGACAGGAGAGGAAGGTCATTGTGTGCCAGTGCCAGGAGACAGCTGGGGGCTGGGCCCGGCTGGGGCGAGGGGGCCATGCAGGGCCACCAGGGGACACTTGCCTCTCCCGCGCTGTCCCCCTCGCTGTCCCCAGCACAAAGTCCCATGCCAGCCTCCCAATGGCCTGAAGTGGCAGCGCTTGCCAGCACGGCCTTCCACAAGATGCAGAACCAAGATCCAAACCCATTTGGGTTTGGAGATCCAAGCCCATTAGGACCAGCACCTCTCCAGGCCACTCCCCTGCTCAGCGGCCCTGAGGCCCTGTGCCCACATGGTCATCCACACTGGCTGCCTGGAGCTGCGGTGTGACGGAAGCCTGAAAGGCCCAGCTGCGACCGGGGAGGAGGTGTGGGGGAGCACGGGAGGCAGGGCCACACCGACACGGCCTCCCTAGGGGCTCTTCCATCCTCTGCCTGAGGGGCCATGCAAGGGGACCACAGCAGTGACCCCTCTCCCGGGCTCCTGGCCGAGCTGAGCCAGCGCAGACCTGGCAGGGGACCGGGGCTGGTGGAAGCTCATCTCCAGGGGCTGCTAGGGGAGGTCCCTGGTGGGCTGTCCCTCTACCAAAGGTCAGTGCCCCCTCCAGGCGGCCACCAACCCTCCGCTCCGTGGTCCCCATGGCCAGAGTGGGTGCCTGGGCCACTGCAGCGTCCACGCCTGGCCCACATCCTCGTCTCTGCCAACCGCCCCCCTCGGGCTAGCCACGCTTGGGTGAACCACACGTTTCTGGCGGGGACCCCGACGGCCAACCCTGAATGACACAATCCGGTGGGCCCTGGGTGCTCTGAATACGGCATCGGGGCCTAAGGTCATAAAGAGGGGTACATGGTgacccaccccacctccaggcTTGTCACCAGGCAGTGTCAAATCCGGCCCACCTCAGGTCAACTGTGTAACCTTCAGCAAGTTACTCTCCGGGTCTCAATTTCTCCCTCTGTAAATCAGGCAGCCAGAGCCCCCACCCAGTCACTGTGGAAACTGAGGGAGCTTCTGTGGGCAAGAGATAGAGTGACAACCGCAGGGTGTGCTCCAGAGCACGTGCTCCCTCCCCGGACAGGCTCCAGCCGTCACCGGAACCCGGACCTGCTGCCCGGAGCTGCATGCGTGGGGCCGGGCCGTAGCCACAGGGGATGGATGCGTGGGGGCATGGTCAGCAGCCAGATCCCTGCAGATGGTGGCTGGGGGCCAGCCATGCCCCCTGCGGTTAGTGTGGGCCCAGGCAGGGCTCAGGGAATCCACTCCCAGAGCTAATGCTCTAAGGAAAGCAGAGGTTCTTCAGAACATACACCCTGACTTTGGATGGCCCGCCACTCCAGCTGAGGAGAACACGGTGGTCCCAGGGGGAGCAAAGAAGCTGCCTGTCCTCAGTACAGAAGGCCAGACCCCCAGATGGCAGTCTCCTAGGTGCCCTCCACCTGCCAACAGCCTTCTGCCATCCCACCAGGTGTCCTGCCCAGCAGGTGCCCAGCATCCTGGATGCGAAGCCTCTGCCCCCAGGAGGCCCTCCTAGCTAGAGGAAGAATGGCCAGGGTGCAGAGGACATGCTGGCCAGGTCACCACCTGACCTCAAATCCTGCTCCCTGTCataggagggggaagcaggccccacgTTCTGTGCCGAATCCTAGAGATGCATACCAGCAGCTTGCTGTTCCCTGTGTGGCCAGAACACCCCTTGGGGAGCCCCCAGCACAGCCTGAGACACACAACCCCACTCCCATCGGAGACCTGCCCCACCACCCCCTCAGCGGGGTTTCCACCACAGCCTCCCAGAGCCAGAAACCCCGACTGTCTGCAGATTTCAGCCACATGCCTACTGCACAGGTATGACTTGGAGTTCTCCGACGACAGGAACACGGCATCCCCATCCCATGAGACAGGGAAGGGGCGGCTGCGGTCATCCCCCCAAGAGCCTCCTGCTGTGTCCATTTCTGGTCTGTTTCCATGGAGCCTGCCTGGGCTTCCCAGAGCTTTGAAGAACTGGGTGTGTCCAGAGCCTACCTGGGCCCGGCCCCACAGATTTCACAACATAACCCCGCTCCAGTCCCCAAGGACCCACAGGACAGCAGCCAAACAACCAGGAGGGCCGGCACAGCCTGGGTTAACTTCTTCTTCCTCACTGCCTCTCAGGGTGCCGGCCTGGATGTGCCGTCTCCATGGTGACCGGATCCCGGGAAGCCCTGGGAGCGTCTGCGGGCTGGGGGACATGTGTGGGCCAGCAGATGGGTGGTTTTGACCCGGAGTGCTCCCCAGCCGTCAATCACAGACTGCTGCCACCTGCACACTCCGAGGGCTCAGCACACTCGGACAAAGCTGCCCCAGACCGCCAGGCCTGCGGCCCACCCTCAGGTCACCCCTGCGCCCCCAGCCAGAAGCACCCCGGGAAGCCACGGGTGCCACTGAGTCACGCACCTGTTCCTTTCACCCTGTCCGCTCCTGGACACAAGCTGTCTGGGTCCCCATTTGCCCAGGGACACACCCTACGAGGTCTGACCCAGGCTCCGGGGTCCCAGCTGTGAGCCCGCCCCACAGACCAAAGTGTAGGGTTCTACCCTTGCTCTcggtggggctcctggatggtctCTGCAGCCGGACTCTGGAGAATTAGCGGGCAGGGCCCTCTAGGCCTACGAGCAGGACAGCGGCGCTGAGGTCCCTGACGGGCCCTGCCGCCCCACGAGCTCCCTCTAATGGCCTTTCCGAGCCTCCTCTCCGCCCCGAGTCCCACTGACCCAGCACTTGTCTGCCTGCTTTAGGAGGCCTGCCCAGCAGCTGAGCTGGGATTGGCTTCTCTGGGTTCCCACCTTGCCTGCGGCTACAGGAGGCAGGCCCAACCTTCCCAGGGGCCCAGAACTTGCCAACACAGGCAGCAAGGGTTGACCCCTCAGCCAGACTGTGGGCCTGCAGACCTCCatgctggggaggggtggggggcccagGGAGGGTGGGCTGTGGGGCAGCCGACTCACAGGCAGGCATGTTTCTgtcttcattcaacaaacactaatTTGTGACTCGCAAGCTCAGCCCTAAGCACGCAGAGAGAAATGAGGTGCacgcctgccttgggctcatccAGCCCAGGGTCCCCCCCAGATGGAGGGCCAGCGCTGGATGTCCAGGGGAGCTCTGGCTCAGTCTTGCCAGAAAACCGGGATGAAGGGTCGGCACCTCGACAGAGAGCATGGCTGGCTGGCTGCCACATGCCCCTTGTCCCTGTGAGATAGCTGGCCTCCAGGTGCTCAGGGTCTAGCTGGTGGGGACCTGGAAGGTAGGGCCcggcctctgtggctcagtggtgCAAGATTCTGGAGCCCAAAGGGACCCCCAGAGACTGTGAACAGGGAGGGGAGAGCTAAGGGCCCAGAGCCTTCGAGAAAGGGAGTCCTGGTCATTTCCCACAAATCGGGCCTCAAAGCTGGAGAGCAAGGTAACGGTGGTCTCTCCTCTTATCTCACAGTTGTAAAATGGGGTCTCTTGAGGCCACTGGTCTTACAGGGACaagggcgggggggtggtgggcaTGAGCTGAGGCCCAAGCACAGCCCCCGCATGGCTGTGCCCACTGCTCTCGGCTTCCCAGGTGGAAAGCACCCCAGCTACTCTCTCCGACTGCTGTCCGACCTCTTCCTCAGACCCTGCCTCATATCGAAGGGGCTTCCCCACCCTGATCTGCACAGAGACACTGACTAGGGTAACACCCAGCATGACAACGTGCAGGCAGATGGCATCTCAAACGCCTCCTGGGGCCACCAGCCACCGCTGTGGAAGAAGGAGGCCCGTGGCAGGGCAGGGTGGCCCCCTGACCGGCCCAGGCTCACCCTAGGCTGAGCCCCAGcctcacagcacctggaggccccCCCAGACTGACACGTGGCTTCCTGTAGACCCTCAATCCAGAACCTCCGTGTAGTGTGCTGAACTGTGACCCTAACAACATGTGTCTGGTACCCCAGTACCGGTGTGTGTGACCTTAACTGGGGGTGGGGTCTCTGCAGGCGTCATTCAGCTAACGATCTCGGGATGAGGTCGTCCTGGATTGAGGCTGG is from Mustela lutreola isolate mMusLut2 chromosome 7, mMusLut2.pri, whole genome shotgun sequence and encodes:
- the TMEM179 gene encoding transmembrane protein 179; translation: MALNHFLFAQCVCYFLAFVFSFVVVVPLSENGHDFRGRCLLFAEGMWLSANLTVQERERFTVQEWGPPAACRFSLLASLLSLLLAAAHAWRTLFFLCKGHEGSFLYAFLNLLVSASVVFLVFIASTIVSVGFSMWCDAITEKGTVPHSCEELQDIDLELSVDNSAFYDQFAIAQFGLWASWLAWLAIATLAFLKVYHNYRQEDLLDSLVHEKELLLARPTPRASFQEEKSAVI